One segment of Rhodopirellula baltica SH 1 DNA contains the following:
- the tssI gene encoding type VI secretion system tip protein TssI/VgrG, with product MTLTQANRPIAVSTPLDDDALVLTGVSWTEQLGRPFGGTLDLVSSEGDIDPLDLLKQPVSIRIGDADDSPEYLHGYVTRFGQVGTNAGLYQYHATLAPWMGLLRHVGGSQVFQQQTVVEIAKAVIEARGFTGELEDRLTQTYRQRAYCVQYGESDFQFLSRLFEEEGIYYFFEYTQDQHTMVLCDDVSAHQASTSFDSLPYHAVEQPGTETCLSQWTYERDFNTASYVLRDYDFQKPRAEMTVRQNASDTASDWEWYEFPGQFFETDDGQHYARVLTEAATSDQHAAAVDVSTPSVIAGNLLTMTSHPVDDLNQEYLIVGRHLMMTAGDVSAGGGGAHSFHLSNRLQLLPSSIPYRSRQTTARPVMRGPQIATVVGPDGEEIWTDAYGRIKVQFAWDLVGTGDDSSSCWIRVTQPWTGKGWGAVSIPRVGEEVIVAFLDGNVDRPIVTGRVFNADRMPPEDLADGQAKTIFRTRSTKEGDTNCFHELTFDDTKDAEQIYLHSERDFVRVVENDDSLKVGFDKSDSGDQTIEIYNDQNVQIGVGSGSGSQTTEIGQDRTTTIDAGDDNLTIKQGDQNVSVESGAITIEAATSITLKCGQSSIELTPSGINIQATEIAIKGDAKISMAAPEIEAAADASMTLKGSATAELSSGGSLTVKGAIVQIN from the coding sequence ATGACTCTGACCCAAGCCAACCGTCCGATCGCCGTCAGCACACCGTTGGATGACGATGCGCTCGTGTTGACCGGTGTGTCTTGGACAGAACAACTCGGGCGACCCTTTGGCGGGACGTTGGATTTGGTCAGCTCTGAAGGCGATATCGATCCGCTCGATCTGCTCAAACAACCTGTCTCGATTCGCATCGGCGATGCAGACGATTCGCCTGAGTACTTGCACGGTTATGTCACTCGGTTCGGTCAAGTTGGCACCAACGCTGGCTTGTACCAATACCACGCAACGCTTGCTCCCTGGATGGGATTGCTACGGCATGTCGGAGGGTCGCAAGTCTTTCAACAGCAGACCGTGGTCGAAATCGCCAAGGCGGTGATCGAGGCTCGAGGGTTCACCGGCGAACTGGAAGATCGACTCACGCAAACGTATCGCCAACGCGCCTACTGCGTGCAATATGGCGAATCGGACTTTCAATTCCTCAGCCGACTGTTTGAAGAGGAAGGCATTTACTACTTCTTCGAATACACCCAGGACCAACACACGATGGTGCTGTGCGATGACGTCAGTGCCCATCAAGCGTCGACGTCTTTTGATTCACTGCCTTATCACGCGGTGGAACAACCGGGCACTGAAACGTGTCTGTCGCAGTGGACCTATGAGCGAGACTTCAACACGGCGTCATACGTGTTGCGAGACTACGATTTCCAAAAACCCCGCGCCGAAATGACCGTTCGCCAGAACGCGTCTGACACGGCAAGCGACTGGGAGTGGTACGAGTTCCCGGGTCAGTTCTTTGAGACCGACGACGGCCAACACTACGCTCGCGTTTTGACCGAAGCCGCCACATCAGACCAACACGCCGCCGCCGTGGATGTCTCGACACCCTCGGTGATCGCAGGCAACCTTTTGACGATGACGTCGCATCCCGTCGATGATCTCAACCAAGAATACCTGATCGTCGGCCGACATCTGATGATGACAGCCGGTGATGTTTCGGCCGGCGGCGGAGGTGCCCATTCCTTTCATCTGAGCAATCGACTGCAGTTGCTTCCTTCGTCTATTCCCTACCGCAGCCGACAAACGACCGCACGCCCGGTCATGCGAGGCCCTCAAATCGCAACGGTTGTCGGCCCTGATGGTGAAGAAATCTGGACCGACGCGTATGGCCGCATCAAAGTGCAATTCGCTTGGGATTTAGTCGGAACCGGTGACGACAGCAGTTCCTGTTGGATTCGCGTGACCCAGCCTTGGACCGGCAAGGGATGGGGTGCGGTCTCGATTCCGCGAGTGGGCGAAGAAGTGATCGTGGCGTTCTTAGACGGCAACGTGGATCGACCGATCGTGACCGGTCGGGTCTTCAATGCCGATCGCATGCCCCCGGAAGACCTGGCCGATGGTCAAGCCAAAACGATCTTTCGCACACGAAGCACCAAAGAAGGAGACACGAACTGTTTTCACGAACTGACGTTTGATGACACGAAAGATGCCGAGCAAATTTATTTGCACAGCGAACGTGATTTTGTTCGAGTCGTCGAAAACGATGATTCCTTGAAAGTCGGTTTCGACAAATCAGACAGCGGCGACCAAACGATCGAAATCTACAACGATCAAAACGTCCAAATCGGTGTCGGCAGCGGATCGGGAAGCCAGACGACTGAGATCGGCCAAGACCGCACGACGACGATCGATGCGGGCGACGACAACCTGACGATTAAACAAGGCGATCAAAATGTGTCGGTGGAAAGCGGCGCAATCACGATTGAAGCGGCCACGTCGATCACGTTGAAGTGCGGTCAATCTTCCATTGAGTTGACACCATCGGGCATCAACATCCAAGCAACCGAAATCGCCATCAAGGGCGATGCAAAAATCAGCATGGCCGCTCCCGAAATTGAAGCCGCCGCTGATGCATCGATGACACTCAAAGGCAGCGCAACAGCAGAACTCAGTTCAGGCGGCTCGCTCACGGTCAAAGGAGCCATCGTCCAAATCAACTGA
- the tssG gene encoding type VI secretion system baseplate subunit TssG, protein MTTSDSTANWEQRLTGELGKPVQSLDFFQAMRRIEAESPTMPRVGHARQTSQEAVRIRQTTALDFAPATIDRIDSGHDERAHISQRFFGLLGPGGPLPLHMTETVRHETRHNADPALESFLNLFHHRMATLFYRAWSSSRGAVQRDRPETDRFAAYVGSISGTLNPGAESDADQTSADNSGLYFSGRFGSTHRNAEGLAAVVSATVHADANVKTFQLRKLRLEPEDRTLLSPSERPSGRGESAGRGGRLGQSVVLGRSVPDRCSMVDLDIGPIPFDLFQELLPGGESHDTLHDLIRGYVDPGLDCRVRLILDRNTIPRLSLGRVGALGRSAWVHGKAPRADVGDCQFIL, encoded by the coding sequence ATGACCACTTCAGACTCCACCGCCAATTGGGAACAGCGTCTTACGGGAGAACTCGGGAAACCGGTTCAGTCGCTCGATTTCTTTCAAGCGATGCGACGAATTGAAGCCGAGTCACCGACGATGCCTCGCGTTGGTCACGCCAGACAAACGAGCCAAGAGGCCGTCCGGATCCGACAAACCACGGCACTGGACTTTGCACCCGCAACGATTGACCGGATCGATTCGGGGCACGATGAGCGTGCACACATCAGCCAACGGTTCTTTGGTCTGCTCGGGCCGGGAGGTCCGTTGCCGCTGCACATGACCGAAACGGTCCGGCATGAAACCAGGCACAACGCCGACCCCGCGTTGGAATCGTTTCTCAACCTATTCCATCACCGCATGGCCACGCTGTTTTATCGAGCGTGGAGCAGCAGTCGCGGCGCGGTCCAGCGTGATCGCCCAGAAACGGACCGCTTCGCAGCGTACGTGGGCTCCATCTCCGGCACGCTGAATCCTGGTGCAGAATCCGACGCCGATCAAACCTCTGCTGACAACTCGGGACTGTACTTCAGCGGCCGTTTCGGGTCCACACATCGCAACGCCGAAGGTCTCGCGGCGGTGGTTTCTGCAACCGTTCACGCGGATGCGAATGTCAAGACATTTCAGTTGAGGAAACTCCGTTTGGAACCAGAAGACCGAACGCTGCTCTCTCCATCGGAACGGCCATCTGGTCGCGGAGAATCCGCGGGCCGCGGTGGTCGCTTGGGACAAAGCGTTGTGCTCGGACGCAGTGTCCCAGATCGTTGCTCGATGGTCGATTTGGACATTGGGCCGATCCCGTTTGATTTGTTTCAAGAACTACTGCCTGGCGGTGAATCGCACGACACCCTTCATGATTTGATTCGAGGCTATGTCGATCCCGGATTGGATTGCCGCGTTCGTCTGATCTTGGATCGCAACACGATCCCACGGTTGTCACTGGGACGCGTCGGTGCTCTTGGCCGAAGTGCTTGGGTTCACGGAAAAGCTCCCCGCGCCGATGTCGGCGACTGCCAATTCATTCTCTAG
- the tssE gene encoding type VI secretion system baseplate subunit TssE, which yields MASNEPIEQPSSSLLDRLIRGESGGGGDVRVMPNSRSPGGVSRQQRRQHMAILSSQIERDLLALFGTRRMSEDTDLSAWPLVQKSVLNYGVPDLTGMTSSGLDLRHLQREFTEAIRRFEPRLRPDTLDVTCRLNEYVRGDVIVQIRALFGPSDALESFAMGISICLGNGQCQKVVPGHGQRRAA from the coding sequence ATGGCATCCAACGAACCGATCGAACAACCGTCATCCTCGCTCCTGGATCGATTGATCCGTGGCGAGAGCGGTGGCGGTGGCGACGTTCGTGTGATGCCAAATTCTCGATCGCCAGGCGGTGTTTCACGCCAGCAACGTCGCCAACACATGGCGATTTTGAGTTCGCAAATCGAACGCGATCTGTTGGCGTTGTTTGGAACACGCCGCATGTCTGAGGACACCGATCTGTCGGCTTGGCCATTGGTTCAAAAAAGCGTGTTGAACTATGGCGTTCCCGATCTGACGGGAATGACCAGCAGCGGATTGGACCTGCGACATCTTCAACGAGAGTTCACCGAAGCGATTCGGCGTTTTGAACCTCGGCTGCGACCGGACACTCTGGATGTGACCTGCCGGTTGAATGAGTACGTGCGTGGCGACGTGATCGTGCAAATCCGGGCCCTCTTTGGCCCCTCCGATGCGTTGGAATCCTTTGCGATGGGCATCTCGATCTGCTTGGGCAACGGCCAATGTCAGAAGGTGGTGCCGGGACACGGTCAACGCCGAGCGGCGTAG
- the tssF gene encoding type VI secretion system baseplate subunit TssF, with protein sequence MEAQFLDHYNRELGYLRELGAEFAQEYPAVAGRLGMDEFACADPFVERLLEGFAFLAARVHRRLDSEFPQLTRGLLQSIYPHYTRPIPSAAIVQIHPDPDEGSLASGYRLPRGSRLQGPSSQTCPTPCRFETTAPVDLWPIQLMDVEWVERGTATRRPMPSIMKGMPCRAALRITLQTTAGLPMSALELDSLPIHLRGGETAHQLLELLIAHQNAIVVGDAASDQWQRLDSASLVAGGFDDAEALLPGEPRSFSGYRLLQEYFLLPEKFLFVTLKGLSQAVSMAKGNQLEIIIGVDQSQKDLVGRLNREHLALHCVPAVNLFKQRADRVPISETKSEHQLLVDRSRPMDFEIWSVEQLLGHGTSAQQEIEFLPLYAPPTNMAARQQHAAYYTLDRRPRQPSTNQREYGHRSPYLGTEVFVTLTDSSQRPSRHPIRQLSSTVYCTNRDLALLKPKAGWRDAFTLDGPGPVASISCLSGPTTPRAPLTTEDGETCWRLVNHLTSNFLSLCDREKSADPNSNHAAALLRQTLYLYCPEDLPATRRQVDGILAVTNQAVTRQIPMPGPIVHGRGVHLELELDESAFEGGGAFLLAGVLDRFMARFVSLNSFTQTSLRTPSRGPVHRWPVRTGTTALI encoded by the coding sequence ATGGAAGCTCAGTTCCTCGATCATTACAACCGAGAACTCGGCTACCTGAGAGAACTGGGGGCGGAGTTCGCACAAGAATACCCTGCGGTCGCCGGTCGACTGGGCATGGACGAATTCGCGTGCGCGGATCCTTTCGTCGAACGTCTGCTAGAAGGATTCGCGTTTTTGGCGGCGCGAGTCCATCGCCGTCTGGATTCCGAGTTTCCACAACTCACCCGCGGATTGTTGCAATCGATTTACCCGCACTACACGCGGCCGATCCCATCCGCAGCGATCGTTCAAATTCATCCCGATCCTGACGAGGGATCGCTGGCCAGCGGCTACCGTTTGCCCAGAGGTTCTCGTTTGCAGGGACCGTCCAGCCAAACCTGTCCAACGCCGTGTCGATTCGAAACAACCGCTCCGGTTGATTTGTGGCCGATCCAATTGATGGACGTGGAGTGGGTGGAACGTGGCACCGCGACCCGTCGACCGATGCCTTCCATCATGAAGGGCATGCCTTGTCGTGCGGCACTGCGAATCACGCTGCAAACCACGGCCGGCTTGCCCATGTCGGCACTTGAACTGGACAGCCTACCGATTCATCTTCGCGGTGGCGAAACCGCTCATCAGTTGCTTGAGTTGCTCATCGCACATCAGAACGCCATCGTTGTCGGCGACGCAGCGTCGGATCAATGGCAACGACTGGATTCGGCTTCGCTTGTCGCTGGTGGATTTGATGATGCAGAAGCTTTGTTGCCCGGCGAGCCTCGGTCGTTCAGTGGATACCGATTGCTGCAAGAGTATTTCTTGCTGCCTGAAAAGTTCCTGTTCGTAACGCTGAAGGGGTTGTCCCAAGCGGTTTCAATGGCAAAGGGCAACCAACTTGAAATCATCATCGGCGTTGACCAATCGCAGAAGGATTTGGTGGGACGTCTTAACCGTGAACACTTGGCGTTGCACTGTGTTCCGGCAGTCAACTTGTTCAAGCAACGGGCCGATCGTGTCCCGATTTCGGAAACCAAATCCGAACACCAACTGTTGGTCGACCGCAGCCGACCCATGGACTTTGAAATTTGGTCGGTCGAACAATTGCTCGGTCACGGAACATCGGCTCAGCAAGAAATTGAGTTCCTGCCGCTGTACGCACCGCCAACCAACATGGCCGCTCGCCAGCAGCACGCGGCCTACTACACACTCGATCGTCGTCCGCGACAACCTTCGACGAACCAACGTGAGTACGGTCATCGCTCGCCATACTTGGGGACCGAAGTCTTTGTGACGCTGACCGATTCAAGTCAACGACCTTCACGGCATCCGATTCGCCAACTGTCATCGACGGTCTATTGCACCAACCGCGACCTCGCGCTGCTGAAACCGAAAGCCGGTTGGCGGGACGCGTTCACGTTGGATGGACCGGGACCAGTTGCTTCCATCAGTTGTCTGTCCGGTCCCACCACACCGCGTGCACCGCTCACCACCGAAGATGGAGAGACATGTTGGCGACTGGTCAATCACTTGACGTCCAACTTCCTATCGCTGTGCGATCGCGAAAAATCGGCGGATCCCAACTCGAATCATGCGGCCGCGTTGCTGCGGCAAACCCTGTATCTGTATTGCCCCGAAGACTTGCCCGCGACACGACGTCAGGTGGACGGGATTCTGGCAGTGACCAATCAAGCTGTCACGCGGCAAATTCCAATGCCCGGCCCCATCGTTCACGGTCGCGGAGTGCACCTGGAATTGGAGTTGGACGAGTCGGCGTTCGAAGGCGGAGGTGCCTTCTTGCTCGCCGGAGTGCTGGATCGTTTCATGGCACGCTTTGTGTCATTGAACAGCTTCACACAAACGTCGCTCCGCACGCCCTCACGTGGTCCGGTGCATCGATGGCCGGTTCGCACCGGGACGACCGCACTGATCTAG
- a CDS encoding DUF6931 family protein, which produces MPLLLTAHPADDIDVRLILRVGQEARVGSSEWVEMSLPDDAALSPEHFVVRCGTNAVIEVLDGQNALIVAGDSCDRLTLSETGQCETEFVAGQTAFSVRWSPDVTTVTTEAKSKQQATSDEILDDHATIARLAKMMSMSEASIALIQSPDQTMDFLQRLIDSSLNDDAIRFLAGALPIRTAIGWAIDASGFVDRASSTLYQSILAWQTSGDETDRRKVRDQLPVHSPDNVTRWIAQAIIFSGGSLGPDDQPPIPPPAHLSGVAIMTAHRWSVSAEADRDSAMQQWLQSGSVLLQREQDTKQGNQ; this is translated from the coding sequence ATGCCACTTTTACTCACCGCTCATCCCGCTGACGACATCGATGTGCGGTTGATCTTGCGCGTCGGTCAAGAAGCACGCGTGGGCAGTAGCGAGTGGGTGGAAATGAGCCTTCCTGATGACGCCGCTTTGTCGCCGGAACACTTTGTCGTTCGCTGCGGAACCAACGCGGTGATCGAAGTCCTCGATGGTCAGAATGCACTGATCGTCGCCGGAGACTCATGCGATCGGCTCACGCTGTCTGAGACAGGCCAGTGCGAGACCGAATTCGTTGCCGGTCAAACCGCTTTCTCGGTTCGTTGGTCACCCGATGTGACGACTGTGACCACCGAAGCGAAGTCAAAACAACAAGCCACATCCGACGAAATCCTCGACGATCATGCAACCATCGCTCGTCTTGCGAAAATGATGTCGATGTCCGAAGCATCCATCGCGTTGATCCAGTCACCCGATCAAACGATGGACTTCCTTCAGCGTTTGATCGATTCATCCTTGAACGACGACGCGATCCGGTTTCTCGCTGGTGCGTTGCCGATTCGCACCGCAATCGGTTGGGCGATCGATGCATCGGGTTTTGTCGATCGCGCCAGCAGTACGCTCTACCAAAGCATTCTCGCTTGGCAAACCTCGGGTGACGAAACCGACCGCCGCAAAGTTCGCGATCAACTGCCCGTCCATTCTCCTGACAACGTCACTCGTTGGATCGCTCAGGCGATCATTTTTAGCGGTGGCAGTCTGGGACCGGACGATCAACCGCCCATCCCACCGCCCGCGCACTTGAGCGGCGTCGCAATCATGACCGCGCATCGTTGGTCCGTTTCGGCAGAGGCTGATCGAGACAGCGCGATGCAGCAATGGTTGCAGTCCGGCAGCGTGTTGCTGCAACGTGAACAAGACACCAAGCAAGGGAACCAGTGA
- a CDS encoding PAAR domain-containing protein, whose translation MPPAARIMDEHSCPMVTGVVPHVGGPIIGPGEPTVLIGGMPAAVLGDEAECTGPPDTLSKGSATVMIGGKPAVRMGDPTAHGGSIATGEPTVQVGG comes from the coding sequence ATGCCGCCTGCTGCACGAATCATGGACGAACACAGCTGCCCGATGGTCACCGGTGTCGTCCCACATGTCGGAGGCCCGATCATCGGTCCGGGAGAACCAACAGTGCTGATCGGTGGCATGCCCGCCGCAGTTTTGGGCGATGAGGCCGAATGCACCGGGCCACCCGACACTCTTTCCAAAGGTTCCGCCACCGTCATGATCGGTGGCAAACCCGCGGTTCGAATGGGTGACCCGACTGCCCACGGTGGATCGATCGCAACCGGTGAACCCACCGTTCAGGTCGGCGGCTAG